GGATAAGGAGAACTATAAACTAAAAAGTAAGTTTTTATACTTTCATATTCTGATTCACACGGGTTTAAGTCTTCTCTTTCTTTGGGATCTTCAGCTGTGGTGGGTCGCCGTTTTAGTAGGAGTTACTCACTTCATTATTGATGCAGCAAAACTTACATTTCAGAATGTAAAGACTAAAAAAAGATGGTTTTTTATTGATCAGCTGCTGCATGTTTTGGTGATTGCCGGAGTTTCCTTTTATTTTCAGGAATTCAGCTTCAGCTTTTTACAGAATCAGGAGTTTTTAAAAATCATCATGGCAGCATTGTTTCTGACAACACCTGCTTCTATTTTTATTAAAATCTTACTGTCATCCTGGACCCCTGCTCCGGATGGCGCCAACACTATTCAAACCGAATCTTTATCAAGTGCCGGAAAATATATCGGAATTTTAGAACGTCTGCTGGTTTTCACTTTTATTATGGTGAATCACTGGGAAGGCGTAGGTTTCATGGTAGCTGCCAAATCTGTTTTCAGGTTCAGCGACCTTGCACAGGCAAAACAGAGAAAACTTACAGAATATGTATTAATTGGTACACTGCTAAGTTTTGGACTGGCTGTCTTAACAGGAATAATAATAAAATAAATCAATAAATCTAACTACAATTTAGAAAGTAAAATTATGAGTCAAAAGAAAGAAATGTTGTACGAGGGGAAAGCAAAACAGGTATTTGCAACCGATAATCCTGATGAAGTAGTAGTACGTTTCAAAGACGATGCTACAGCATTTAACGCTCAAAAGAAAGGTCAGGTTGATCTGAAGGGTGAAATGAACAACGCGATCACAACCCTTATTTTTGAATACTTAAATGAAAAAGGAATCAAAACTCATTTCATCAAACAATTGGACGAAAGAGAGCAGTTGGTAAGAAAAGTATCTATCATTCCTTTGGAAATGGTCGTAAGAAACTATTCTGCAGGAAGCATGGCACAAAGATTAGGAGTGGAAGAAGGAATTAAATCTCCGGTAACCATCTTCGATATCTGCTACAAAAAAGATGAGTTGGGAGATCCGCTTATCAATGACCACCATGCCGTTTTCTTAGGAGCAGCTACTTATGAAGAGCTTGACGAAATGTATGAGCTGACTTCAGATATCAACGAAATCCTTATTGACCTGTTTGACAAAATCAATATCATCCTGGTAGATTTCAAAATCGAATTGGGTAAAACTTCAGACGGTGAAATTATCCTTGCAGATGAAATCTCTCCTGATACTTGCAGACTTTGGGATAAAGATACCATGAAGAAATTAGACAAAGACAGATTCAGAAGAGACTTAGGAGAAGTTACTGAGGCTTATGTTGAAATCTACAACCGTCTTAAAAATCTTTTACAGAAATAAGATTTAATTTATTTAAAGATTGAATCATTTAAAAATTAAACTTTCAGTAATCTTTTAATCATTAAATTTTTTAATCTTTTAATTTAGAAAAAATAGAAATGAAAAGTTTAGACATTCATAAAAGTGAATATTTAAAACAGTTTGAGACCCAGACTTACGGAAGGAATCTTTTCAGAACTCAGGAAGAGGAAAGACTGGATGCTCCCAATGAAGAGTGTGGGATCTTCGGATTGTATTCGGATAATGATCTGGATACTTTCTCTCTTTCACAATTTGGGCTTTTTGCTTTACAGCACAGAGGTCAGGAGGCTTGTGGGATTTCCGTTTTAAAAGATGGAAGAATCACAAATATGAAAGACGAAGGACTGGTTTTGGATGTTTATAAAGAAATTCAGGAACCTGAAACTTTTATGGGAAATTCTGCAATCGGGCATACCCGTTATACTACTGCAGGAGATAAAAAGAAATATAACTTCCAGCCATTTTTCGCGAAAAACGAATATGACCAGATTATACTTTCTATAGCACACAACGGTAACCTTACCAATGCAAAAGAATTAAAAACAGAATTAGAGGCTGAAGGCGTAGTTTTCAGAGCTACTTCCGATTCTGAGGTGATCCTGAGACTGATCCAGAAAAACCTTGATTTAGGTCTTCGTGGAGCCATTAAAGCTACCATGGAAAAAATTGAAGGAGCCTATTCTGTTGTAGGGATGACCAGAAACAAATTCTTTGCATTCAGAGACTTCAACGGAATCCGTCCATTGGTGTTAGGAGCTATCGACGAAAGATCTTACGTGGTTGCTTCAGAATCTGTTGCACTGGATGCGGTAGGAGCTCAATATGTACGTGATATCCTTCCTGGTGAGATCATTTATACCAATGAAAACGAACCTGGAAAACTTCATTCTTATATGATGGATGAAGCGAAAGGAAAGCAGAGAATCTGTTCTTTTGAATATATTTATTTTGCAAGACCTGACTCTACATTGGAAAATATCAATGTATATGAAATCAGAGAAAAATCGGGGGAGAAAATCTGGGAACAGGCTCCTGTAGATGCTGATTTGGTTATCGGTGTTCCGGATTCCGGAGTTCCTGCCGCCATTGGTTTCTCTAAGGCTTCAGGAATACCTTTCCGCCCTGTTTTAATCAAAAACAGATATATCGGAAGAAGTTTCATCGTTCCTACACAGGAAATGAGAGAAAGGGTAGTGAACCTTAAGCTAAACCCAATTATCTCGGAGATGAAAGATAAGAGAGTGGTAATCATTGATGACTCTATCGTTCGTGGAACTACCTCTAAAAGACTGGTTAAAATTTTAAAAGATGCAGGGGTGAAAGAGATCCACTTCAGAAGTGTTTCTCCACCTATTATTGCACCATGTTATCTGGGAATTGATACGCCGTCTAAAGATGATCTGATCTCTGCAAATATGTCTACAGAACAACTTAAAAACTATCTGGGAGTAGACTCTTTAGAATTTTTAAGTATTGATAATCTGAAAACTATTTTAGGATCTGCTAATCACTGTTTCGGATGCTTTACTGAAGAATATCCTGTAGGAAAAGGAGAAGAGGTAGATTTATTCAATTAATCTCTTTATTGAAATAGTAAAAATAGAAGACCTGGGTTAATAGCCCGGGTCTTTTGTTTTATAAATGTAGCAAAAGCTTAATATTCCTGTATTATACAGTATATAATGGAATTTTAATTTTGTCAGAATAAAACGTCAGGATATGAAAAACGCATTTTTTACGGGTATTTTTCTGGTATTTGCCCAACTTTATTCTTCACAGTCATTCGATAAGCAGGCACATCGGGGAGGAAAATCACTTTACCCCGAAAACACAATTCCGGCAATGAAGAATGCCCTAAAAATGAATGTTACAACCCTTGAAATGGATTTGGCTATAACGAAAGACAAAAAGGTTATTCTTTCTCATGATGCTTTTCTGTCTCCTGAACTTATTACAAAGCCAGATGGAACTTATATCCCCAAAGACTCAGGTTTTTACTACAAAATTTATGAAATGCCCTATGCAAAGATTAAAACATTTGATGCAGGCTTAAAAAAATTGAATAACTATCCGGACCAAAAGAAAATGAAGGTTCAAAAACCTCTCTTTTCGGATGTTATAGATGCTTGTGAAACCTATGCCCGCGAATTGAAGAGACCACTGCCTTTTTATAATATAGAAACAAAAACACGCCCTTTCTCTGACAATATTTTCCATCCGGAACCCAAAGAATTTGTAGATCTGATGATGAAGATTATTGTAGAAAAAAAGATTCAGGACAGAGTTATTATCCAGTCTTTTGACCCCAGAACGCTGGAAATTATTCATAAAGAATATCCTAAGGTGATGACTGCTTTACTGGTAGAAAAAGTAGATGATAAAAAGCTGGCTCAGCAACAGGCTTATTTTAAAAATATTCCGGTAGAAAAGTTCAAAATGTATCCCAATCATCTGAGTGGAGTAGCCGGAGATATGAAGTTTCTGAGCTTTACTCCTACTATTTATAGCCCTGAACATAATCTTGTGACCCCACAATTAGTACAGGAATGCCATTCATTGGGCATGAAAGTAATCCCATGGACTGTGAATACCAAAGAAAGACTGAAAGAATTAAAAGATATGGGAATAGACGGCGTTATCAGTGATGATCCCAGAATATTCGAATAACCATTCTTACATATAAATAGCCGGAAGAAATTCTTCCGGCTATTTTATACGTGCAGATAACTGCACTAGGGTTAAAAAATTGGTTCTTTTGATTAAAACTTATAGTTCAGACCTAACTGAAATACTCTGTTGTTATTTTCAGCTGCAGACATGCTCTTATCAATCTTTGTCAAGCTATTTACATATCTTGCATTGATACCGATGTTGGAAGTGATATCATATCCTACACCAAGACCTAGTCCGAAATTGAATTTATTGATCATATCTTTGTCGATATCTTGAGAGTGAGAACTTGAAGTAGTGGTAGTAATACCTCCGGTAGTACTTGCTACAGTAGTTTCTCCTTTGTTTTTTCCATTGATGAAATAACTGAACTCAGGTCCTGCTTCAATATAAAACTTATCAATAGGTCTCATTTGAACCATTAACGGAACTGAAATGTAGTTCATGTTTACTCTACTTTGTGCTTTGGTTTTTACGTTGGTAACTCCATTGTCTGTTTCTGTAGAATACATTACATCTTTTGCTCCCATTTGGTTAAATAATACCTCTGGCTGAAAGCTGAATTGTTTTGAAATGGGAATATTTACAAATGCACCTGCATGGAAACCTAGTTGTTGAGTGTTGATTCCGAACTTTTGCTGACTGAAATAAGCTGAGTTTCCTCCTGCCTTGATCCCAAATCTAACGGGTTGAACATCTTTTTTTAGTGGTGATGCACTTACTGTTTTTGTTTCTGTCTTAGTTTCTGTTTCCTGAGCGAAAGCTAATGCACCAGCAGTTAATGCTAATCCTAAAAATAACTTCTTCATAATTTTATTTTTTAATTTTACTATTTGTGTCGAATGATTTCCCAATCAGACTCGAATTATTTTGCAAATTGCTTGCCAAACTTGAAAAATGCCTATTTATAAAGGTTTTCACGTGGTTTCATTAAAGGTTTTTTTTAATCATTTATCCCTTTTTAATGAATAAATATCTTGCCAATCTCTATATTTTTGAAAAGAGTTTAATGCTAAAAATACTTTCTTGTTGATAATTGAAATGATGAAAATTTAAAATCAGAAATAAGTTTTTAGAAAAATTTATAAGCTATCTGGACTATTTTTATGAGTAGAAATAAAAATACCGGACTTTAAAAAGCCCGGTATCTGTTTTGAAAATAATAAATATCGCTATTTAAACTTATAAGCAACGCCAATCTGAATGGCATTATTTCTTACTTTGTCGTCCTCATTGTATTTGTAAACCTCAGTAAGACCCGCAGTAAATCTGGCGGTCACGCCAAAGCTTTTCGTAAAGTAATATCCGGCACCAATTCCTAGTCCCAGATTAAAACGATTAAAAAGGCCTGTTGAAATATTCTGCGAAATATGATCCGTATGATTAACGGTAATTGAATTTCCGGTAGTCTCAATAGTGGTTAAATCTCCTTTTGTTCTTCCTCCCAACAGGTATCCAAATTCAGGACCTGCTTCTACATAAAGCTGAGGAAGAATATTATATTGAACCATCACAGGAAGAGAAAGGTAATTTAAGGTTGTACTATAATCATAGTGTTGTGTTCTTCTGTAGTTCCCTGAGCTTGTTCTGTAGTTATAATCTGATTTTGACCCCAGCTGGCTGAAAAGAAGTTCAGGTTGGATACTGAATTTTTCAGAAACCGGAATATTCGCGAATACTCCTGCATGAAAACCTACTTTCATTTTTTCATTGTTGTCATATTCATAACCGTCTCCTCTGGTAAGTGTAGATCCATTCAATCCGGCTTTAACACCAAAAGTAACAGGAGATGAAGATTTTGACTGATTTTTTTCTTGTGCATTTGCGAAAAGGCTACCCGCAACGGCAAGGACTGCAAAGAGTTTTTTCATGATTTAAAGTTTAATTTAATTTTTCTTCATTGTGACAAAATATCTGCCATAAAGGAGAGAAGTGATAAAAATCATACTAAAAGCGAAAAAGTCAGGCCTAAATTAATAAACCTGACTTTTTCTATTGAAATCAAAATGTATCTAAATTATGGAACAAAATACTTTCCTGTATTCTGTAATGCACTCTAAATGCCAACCAATTATGGAAGTTCTCGTTAAAAATTAATGGTAATAGTTAGATTTCAGTCTTGAAAATCAATTGAATGATCAACTGAATCAATACCTATTCATTGTAAAAACAGGAACTGTAAATTGGAAATTCCGGAATAAAGTACAATCAGTATTCAATACGCAAATTTCTTGCCAAAATATCAATAAAATATAAAAGCCGGATTAAACTATAATCCGGCTCTGTATTGAATAGAAAATTTACTTAGAATTTATAAGCTAAACCTAACTGGAATACTCCGTTTCTGGCAGCATCACCGTTATTGTTTTTAGGAACATCAGATAATCCTGCAGTATATCTTAAATTCACTCCAATATTTTGTGTGAAATAATATCCTGCTCCAAGACCTAATCCGAAATCAAAAGTTTTCAAATTGTCTTTAACGTCTACAGAGGCACCGTTACCTTTTCCTTTAGCACTGATAAGGAACCCGAATTGAGGACCTGCTTCTACATATAGATTAGGAATCAGGTTGTACTGTAACATCACTGGTACTGCGATATAATCCATATTTAGTTTTATATCACTGTTAGTTTTAGCTTTACCACCCATACCACTATATAATACTTCTGGTTGTACAGAGAAGTCTTGTGCTACTGGAATGTTTGCAAAAACGCCACCATAAAATCCAGCTTTAGAGTTGAATTCACTGTTAGAAAGAGTAGAAATATTAAGACCTGCTTTTACCCCAAATCTAACTGGAGAAGATGATGCAGTAGAAGTTGAAGTCTTCTGAGCGAAACTGAAAGTACCTGCTACTAGCGCAAGGCCTAAAAAAATCTTTTTCATAAGTTTATATTTTAATAGTTATTAAGTTTTGTTTAACATTTCATTAAGAATCAAATGGTGTGCCAAAATTGAAATGTGCTGGAAATCTACTGTTTACTATATAATTCCCATTGAAATTTAAAAAGCCGGATTAATTTTAATCCGGCTCCACTTTAATTATAAAAACTTGACAAAAAAGGAGATCGTGCGTTAGAATTTGTAATGTACTCCTACCTGGAATACACTGTTTCTTACAGATCCCGGTCTGCCATATCCATAAAGATATCTCTGTTGTTTCGCATTCACAATATCAGATAACCCTGTAGTATATCTTACATTCACACCAATATTTTTGGTAATATTATACCCGGCTCCCAGTCCGATTCCGAAATCGAAACTCTTGGTTGCATTTTTAAGTTGCAAACTTCCGACATCATCTTTTAGTTCTGCTCCCATTAGGAAATTAAATTGAGGTCCTGCTTCTACATAAAAATTAGGAAGTGCTTTATACTGAAACATTACAGGAACGGAAATGTATTCTAAATTAAGTTTTGCATTACCGTCTCCTTTTTGTTTTGCCCCAACAGCACTATATAATACTTCCGGCTGGATAGCGAAATCTTTTGCTACAGGAATATTTACAAATACACCACCATAGAATCCTGTTTTTGCTTTCATATCCATATTAGAAAGACTGGAAACATTAAGTCCTGCTTTTAAACCGAATTTGATTTTGGAAGAAGATGTTGATGGAGTAGCTGCATCAGTGGAAGTGGAAGTGCTTTGAGCAAAAGCAAAAGTACCTGCGACAATTGCCAGGCCTAAAAAAATCTTTTTCATAGATTAGTTTTATTTTACATTGTTTGACGTTGGCTAAACAACAAACAATATGCCGTCAACCCTCATGAATAAAGACTTTATGTGTTTTTAACGAATGAAAAAATCAACTATATGGGATGTATTTATGGTGAATTATTAACTCCATCTTATTTTAACATAAAAAAAGACCAGATTAAAAAATTAATCTGATCTTTTCTATTGAATATAAAATTTGTTAGTGAATGTATAGCTTATTTAAATTTATAAGCTAATCCAACCTGGAATAGGTTGTTTCTTGTAGCATCAGATCCACTAGGTCTGTTTTTCGCTACATCTGTTAAACCTGCAACATATCTTGCAGTAAGTCCTAAGTTTGGAGTGAAATAATATCCAGCTCCAAGACCGATACCAAAGTTAAATGTATTCAGATTGTCTTTGTAGTTATCGGTAGTGTTAGAATCTCCGTTAGATTCATTTTTGAACTTGTTTTTAGCACTTACCATGAAACCGAATTCCGGTCCTGCTTC
This region of Chryseobacterium culicis genomic DNA includes:
- a CDS encoding DUF3307 domain-containing protein produces the protein MIFIKLILAHLLGDFILQPNSWVADKENYKLKSKFLYFHILIHTGLSLLFLWDLQLWWVAVLVGVTHFIIDAAKLTFQNVKTKKRWFFIDQLLHVLVIAGVSFYFQEFSFSFLQNQEFLKIIMAALFLTTPASIFIKILLSSWTPAPDGANTIQTESLSSAGKYIGILERLLVFTFIMVNHWEGVGFMVAAKSVFRFSDLAQAKQRKLTEYVLIGTLLSFGLAVLTGIIIK
- the purC gene encoding phosphoribosylaminoimidazolesuccinocarboxamide synthase is translated as MSQKKEMLYEGKAKQVFATDNPDEVVVRFKDDATAFNAQKKGQVDLKGEMNNAITTLIFEYLNEKGIKTHFIKQLDEREQLVRKVSIIPLEMVVRNYSAGSMAQRLGVEEGIKSPVTIFDICYKKDELGDPLINDHHAVFLGAATYEELDEMYELTSDINEILIDLFDKINIILVDFKIELGKTSDGEIILADEISPDTCRLWDKDTMKKLDKDRFRRDLGEVTEAYVEIYNRLKNLLQK
- the purF gene encoding amidophosphoribosyltransferase; this translates as MKSLDIHKSEYLKQFETQTYGRNLFRTQEEERLDAPNEECGIFGLYSDNDLDTFSLSQFGLFALQHRGQEACGISVLKDGRITNMKDEGLVLDVYKEIQEPETFMGNSAIGHTRYTTAGDKKKYNFQPFFAKNEYDQIILSIAHNGNLTNAKELKTELEAEGVVFRATSDSEVILRLIQKNLDLGLRGAIKATMEKIEGAYSVVGMTRNKFFAFRDFNGIRPLVLGAIDERSYVVASESVALDAVGAQYVRDILPGEIIYTNENEPGKLHSYMMDEAKGKQRICSFEYIYFARPDSTLENINVYEIREKSGEKIWEQAPVDADLVIGVPDSGVPAAIGFSKASGIPFRPVLIKNRYIGRSFIVPTQEMRERVVNLKLNPIISEMKDKRVVIIDDSIVRGTTSKRLVKILKDAGVKEIHFRSVSPPIIAPCYLGIDTPSKDDLISANMSTEQLKNYLGVDSLEFLSIDNLKTILGSANHCFGCFTEEYPVGKGEEVDLFN
- a CDS encoding glycerophosphodiester phosphodiesterase family protein — encoded protein: MKNAFFTGIFLVFAQLYSSQSFDKQAHRGGKSLYPENTIPAMKNALKMNVTTLEMDLAITKDKKVILSHDAFLSPELITKPDGTYIPKDSGFYYKIYEMPYAKIKTFDAGLKKLNNYPDQKKMKVQKPLFSDVIDACETYARELKRPLPFYNIETKTRPFSDNIFHPEPKEFVDLMMKIIVEKKIQDRVIIQSFDPRTLEIIHKEYPKVMTALLVEKVDDKKLAQQQAYFKNIPVEKFKMYPNHLSGVAGDMKFLSFTPTIYSPEHNLVTPQLVQECHSLGMKVIPWTVNTKERLKELKDMGIDGVISDDPRIFE
- a CDS encoding porin family protein, whose translation is MKKLFLGLALTAGALAFAQETETKTETKTVSASPLKKDVQPVRFGIKAGGNSAYFSQQKFGINTQQLGFHAGAFVNIPISKQFSFQPEVLFNQMGAKDVMYSTETDNGVTNVKTKAQSRVNMNYISVPLMVQMRPIDKFYIEAGPEFSYFINGKNKGETTVASTTGGITTTTSSSHSQDIDKDMINKFNFGLGLGVGYDITSNIGINARYVNSLTKIDKSMSAAENNNRVFQLGLNYKF
- a CDS encoding porin family protein translates to MKKLFAVLAVAGSLFANAQEKNQSKSSSPVTFGVKAGLNGSTLTRGDGYEYDNNEKMKVGFHAGVFANIPVSEKFSIQPELLFSQLGSKSDYNYRTSSGNYRRTQHYDYSTTLNYLSLPVMVQYNILPQLYVEAGPEFGYLLGGRTKGDLTTIETTGNSITVNHTDHISQNISTGLFNRFNLGLGIGAGYYFTKSFGVTARFTAGLTEVYKYNEDDKVRNNAIQIGVAYKFK
- a CDS encoding porin family protein, with the protein product MKKIFLGLALVAGTFSFAQKTSTSTASSSPVRFGVKAGLNISTLSNSEFNSKAGFYGGVFANIPVAQDFSVQPEVLYSGMGGKAKTNSDIKLNMDYIAVPVMLQYNLIPNLYVEAGPQFGFLISAKGKGNGASVDVKDNLKTFDFGLGLGAGYYFTQNIGVNLRYTAGLSDVPKNNNGDAARNGVFQLGLAYKF
- a CDS encoding porin family protein, with protein sequence MKKIFLGLAIVAGTFAFAQSTSTSTDAATPSTSSSKIKFGLKAGLNVSSLSNMDMKAKTGFYGGVFVNIPVAKDFAIQPEVLYSAVGAKQKGDGNAKLNLEYISVPVMFQYKALPNFYVEAGPQFNFLMGAELKDDVGSLQLKNATKSFDFGIGLGAGYNITKNIGVNVRYTTGLSDIVNAKQQRYLYGYGRPGSVRNSVFQVGVHYKF